The DNA window CCGACGAGTCAACGCGGCCCAGTTCTTCGTAGCACAGGGCCAGCGAGACGGCGTCCCAACCACCGCCGCCGTATTCTTTTGGCATTGGCCCGCCTAGCAAACCGGTGGTTGCCATCTCTTGAATGAGCGAGAGCGGCATCTCGCCCTGCTCGTCCATCTCCCGAGTTAGCGGCGCAACCCGGTTCCGGGCGAAGGCGCGGGCCTGCGCTTGAACCTGAAGCTGGGCGGGAGTTAAAGAGAAATTCATTTTGGATTGGGTCAGCCGGCCAGCACCGCCCGGTTGCGGCCCGTTTGCTTGGCGCGATAAAGCGCCTGGTCGGCGCGTTCCACCAGCACGTCGCCGTCAGGCATGTCTTCGGGATAGTTGGCAATGCCGAGGCTGAGGGTGAGCGCGCCGTTTGGCTGGCTGCTGCCCAGCGGAAACGGGTGGGCCGCCACCGCCGTCCGAATTTTTTCGGCGGCGGCCATAGAACTGGTCTTGTTTGTCTCCGGCAAAATAATGGCAAACTCTTCACCGCCGTAACGGGCGACAAAGTCGGTGGCCCGGACGCTGTTCACCAGCACCTTCGCCAATTCCTGCAAAACGCGGTCGCCCTGGACGTGACCATGCCGGTCGTTGTAGTTTTTGAAATGATCAATATCAACCATGATCAGCGCCAGCGGCCGGTTGTAACGCCGGGCGCGCCGGATCTCGTCGGCCAGCCGGTAGTCGAACGCCCGGCGGTTGTAGATGCTGGTCAGGCCGTCGCGGGCGGCCAATTCCGACTGTTCGGCCAGCGATTCCCGCAGGCGAGTCTCCACGCCCAGAATGCGCTCGCCCACCGCCACCCGCGCCTGCAATTCGCCGGCGTCGAACGGCTTGGTAAGGTAATCGTCTGCGCCATCCTCCAGCCCGGTGACCACGTCGCTTTTGTCCGTCCGCACGGTGAGCATAACGATGTAGGTGTAGCTGGGTGTTGAGGCGGCCCGGATGCGGCGGATCAATCCCACGCCGTCCATGTTGGGCATCATCCAATCGGTGATGACCATCGGGAAGGCCTCGCGCTGCCACATCTCCCAGGCCGCCTGGCCGTCTTCGGCCTCGATTACTTCATGGTTGAGGCGCGCCAATTGCGTCCTGAGGATCCACCGCAACCAGGGCTCGTCGTCAACGATTAGAATTTTCATGAACCAAGACTCCCCACGGCCTATGAGCTTATTTCCGATAAAATCTAGTGTTTTGCCAAATAGCAAAACATCCCCTTTAGCGCCCAGCCCGGTCAATCGAGCGCGGCCAGCCCCTCAATTTCAATCAGAGCCGCATCGTCGAACAGGCTTTTCACTTCCACCAGCGTCATAGCCGGATAGTAACGTCCAAAAAAAGAACGGTATGCTTCCCCAATAAGTTTGAGGTTGGCCCGATAGAGTTCCTTGTCGGTGACAAAGATGGTGAGCTTGACGATGTCCGTCATCGCCCCACCCGCCTCGGTTAGAACGGCTTTCAGGTTGGCCAGGGCCTGGGTGAACTGGGCCACCAGGTCGCCCGGCGCGGCAATGGCCCCAGTTGAGTCCATCCCGGTCTGGCCGGCGAGGAAAAGCAGACGGCCCTTTTCGGCAAGAATGCCATTAGCATAGCCCGACGGCTTGGCGAGAGAAGATGGATTGAGAATGGTCTTTGTCATCAGCAATTACCAGTGACGAATAATCTGTTACCTTCCTTTGAATTCCGGTTTGCGCTTTTCCTTGAAGGCTTCGTAAAATGCGCGATGATCTTCACCCATCATCATCAAAGCCTGGGCTTGCGCCTCAGCCTCCAGCGCCGAGACGATGTCCATGTTCCACTCGTTGTTCACCATCATCTTTGTCAGGCCCAGTGAGAGCGTCGGCCCGGCGGCCAGGCGTTCGGCCAGTTCACGAGCGACGGGCAAAACTTGCTCTTTAGGAGCTACCCGATTTGCGAGACCGTAACGCTCGGCAGTCTGCGCGTCCACGTCATCGCCCAGCATCAACAGTTCCATCGCCCGCCCCTGCCCCACGACTCGAGGCAGGAGAAAGGCCGCGCCCATGTCGGCCCCGGTGAGGCCGACGCGGGTGAAGAGGAAAGCAAATTTCGCGTCTTCGGCCACGACACGTAAATCGGAAGCCAGAGCAATGACGGCCCCGGCCCCGGCGGCCAGGCCGTTGACGGCGGCGATAATGGGCTTGTCGAGCAGGCGCATGTTACGGATCAAATGGCCGGTCATGCGGCAAAACTCCAAATGGCCGCGCATGTCGCGTTCCAGCACCGCGCCGATGATTTTATGCACGTCGCCGCCGGAGCAAAACGCCCGGCCGGCCCCGGTGATGATCACCACCTTCACGCCCTCGTCGTAACGCAACGCCTCAAACAGGTCGCGCAACTGGGCGTAAATCTCCAGCGTCAGCGCGTTCAGCACTTCGGGGCGGTTGAGGGTGATGGTAGCAATCGTGTCGGAAACTTCATAGTTGAAATCGTACACACCCTTCTCCATTTTGGATTTTAGATTTGCGATTTTAGATTGGAATCTGATTTCAATCCAAAATCAGAAATCTAAAATCCAAAATCAAAACATCACCGTTCCACCATCCACATTAATCGCCTGGCCGGTGATGCCGCGCGCGTTTTCGCCGACGAGCATGAGGGCCACGTGAGCGACTTCTTCGCTGGTGACCAGCCGGTTCTGCGGGCTGGCTTTTTCCAGCGTGGCGCGAGCGTCATCCTCGGAGAGTTTGGCCCGCGAGCTAATATTGGCAACGGCTTTGTCGGTAAGCGGCGTGTCCACGTAGCCGGGGCAAATGGCGTTGACGGTGATGTTGTGCGACACAAGCTCCAGCGCCAGGGCGCGGGTGAAGCCGAGCACGCCGTGTTTGGCCGCCGTGTAGCCCACGATGTATTTGCCGCCGACCTTCGAAGCGATGGAAGCAACGTTGATGATGCGCCCCCAACCCGCTTCAACCATCATCGGGACTACGGTTTTGGTGACGTGATAGACCGAGTTCAAATTCACGTCAATCATCCTCTGCCACAGGGCGTCGTCGTGGCCGAGAAACTTGTGCGACTCGGCGGCCCCGGCGTTGTTCACGAGGATCGTGATCGGGCCAAGTGAACGCTTCACTTCCTCAACGGCGGCGATCACGGAGTCTGGCCGGGTGACATCGCAGACGACGGGAATCGCCTCGCCACCTTTTTCCCGGATGATGGCCGCCACCCGCTCAATGTCCGTTTGCGTTCGGGCGGCGACGGCCACCCGAATGCCGGTGTTAGCCAGAGCGAGGGCAATGGCTTCGCCAATGCCTTTTCCTGCGCCAGTGACGAGTGCGTTATGACTCATGCAACGAATCCTTGTTCGGC is part of the Chloroflexota bacterium genome and encodes:
- a CDS encoding diguanylate cyclase, producing the protein MKILIVDDEPWLRWILRTQLARLNHEVIEAEDGQAAWEMWQREAFPMVITDWMMPNMDGVGLIRRIRAASTPSYTYIVMLTVRTDKSDVVTGLEDGADDYLTKPFDAGELQARVAVGERILGVETRLRESLAEQSELAARDGLTSIYNRRAFDYRLADEIRRARRYNRPLALIMVDIDHFKNYNDRHGHVQGDRVLQELAKVLVNSVRATDFVARYGGEEFAIILPETNKTSSMAAAEKIRTAVAAHPFPLGSSQPNGALTLSLGIANYPEDMPDGDVLVERADQALYRAKQTGRNRAVLAG
- a CDS encoding enoyl-CoA hydratase family protein, with the protein product MEKGVYDFNYEVSDTIATITLNRPEVLNALTLEIYAQLRDLFEALRYDEGVKVVIITGAGRAFCSGGDVHKIIGAVLERDMRGHLEFCRMTGHLIRNMRLLDKPIIAAVNGLAAGAGAVIALASDLRVVAEDAKFAFLFTRVGLTGADMGAAFLLPRVVGQGRAMELLMLGDDVDAQTAERYGLANRVAPKEQVLPVARELAERLAAGPTLSLGLTKMMVNNEWNMDIVSALEAEAQAQALMMMGEDHRAFYEAFKEKRKPEFKGR
- a CDS encoding RidA family protein; amino-acid sequence: MTKTILNPSSLAKPSGYANGILAEKGRLLFLAGQTGMDSTGAIAAPGDLVAQFTQALANLKAVLTEAGGAMTDIVKLTIFVTDKELYRANLKLIGEAYRSFFGRYYPAMTLVEVKSLFDDAALIEIEGLAALD
- a CDS encoding SDR family oxidoreductase; its protein translation is MSHNALVTGAGKGIGEAIALALANTGIRVAVAARTQTDIERVAAIIREKGGEAIPVVCDVTRPDSVIAAVEEVKRSLGPITILVNNAGAAESHKFLGHDDALWQRMIDVNLNSVYHVTKTVVPMMVEAGWGRIINVASIASKVGGKYIVGYTAAKHGVLGFTRALALELVSHNITVNAICPGYVDTPLTDKAVANISSRAKLSEDDARATLEKASPQNRLVTSEEVAHVALMLVGENARGITGQAINVDGGTVMF